The Desulfobulbaceae bacterium genomic sequence GTCGGCCACTGTTAACGTTGGGGAGCAGGTGCCGGTGGTAACCAGCCAGATCGTCGATAGTAGTGGCACTGTCAATACTAGTGGTCTTACTACCGCTTCGAATCAAACCGTTCAGTATAAGGATACCGGGGTCATCCTTAACGTTACCCCTCGGATTAATGCTGAGGGGATTATTCTTTTGGAGATCGACCAACAGGTCAGTTCAGTGAAAGAAGAGAAGAAAGAAGGTCTTGATTCGCCTACCATTACAACCAAGCAGCTCACGACCAAGTTGGCAGTCAAAGATGGTCAGTCGATCTTGATGGGAGGGATGATCTCGAAGACTGAAACTGATAATGATAGTGGCATTCCCTTCATGAAGGATATCCCAGGCCTGGGCTGGCTGTTTAAGCATAAAACTATCAGTAGCTCGAAGACCGAACTTCTTCTGATGGTCACTCCCTACGTCATCGAGTCCGAGGATGTTCTCGATCAGTACATCAAAGGTTTTAAGGAAAAAGTCGATGGCCTCCGTCAGGAATTAACGCGTTAATCGGTATTGCTAACGATCAACACTGTTTTCAGTCAAGTCTCTTGCCTCAGCGACCTCGCTCAGGGTAGGCTTTTGTAATTTACTTTGCTCATCGAGTGAGTCTCAAACTATTCCCTGAACGGAGCCGAAGGGGTGGGAAACAGGCATGATCTTACCATGGAGTCCGTCCTTTCTAATGTGTGTACTAAGAATTGTTAAGAGCCATCTAACCTTATGATGAACACCACTGGCACAAATGCTCGCACACCGATTGATGAAGGTCAACTGACTT encodes the following:
- a CDS encoding type II and III secretion system protein, with the translated sequence SATVNVGEQVPVVTSQIVDSSGTVNTSGLTTASNQTVQYKDTGVILNVTPRINAEGIILLEIDQQVSSVKEEKKEGLDSPTITTKQLTTKLAVKDGQSILMGGMISKTETDNDSGIPFMKDIPGLGWLFKHKTISSSKTELLLMVTPYVIESEDVLDQYIKGFKEKVDGLRQELTR